The proteins below come from a single Paracoccus sp. SCSIO 75233 genomic window:
- a CDS encoding ABC transporter substrate-binding protein, whose translation MKHLLLATATTALIAGAAGAEEVKLGLHLGFTGPLESMAPDIAAGAEAAAKEVSESGLLLDGSTVTTSRSDTTCIDAAAGTAAAERQVAEGVRAMVGGQCSGETIAALENVAIPNGVMMISPSATSPALTTIEDQGLFFRTAPSDARQGEVIAQLLKDKGIESIAITYTNNDYGKGLADSIQAAFEGMEGNVTTSAAHDDGKGDYSAEVAALAAAGGEALVVAGYVDQGGSGVTRGALDTGAFDMFVFPDGMVGQELVDRFGSEINGSIGINPAAEGDGRDRFMELSEAGGFDGSGAYSGEAYDAAALILLSMQAAGSSDPAAAKDKVMEVANAPGEQILPGELAKGLELLAAGTDIDYVGATAVELVEPGESAGSYRETTITDGALEVVGFH comes from the coding sequence ATGAAACATCTGCTTCTTGCCACCGCCACCACCGCGCTGATCGCCGGGGCCGCCGGGGCCGAGGAAGTGAAGCTCGGTCTGCATCTGGGCTTTACCGGCCCGCTGGAATCCATGGCTCCCGATATTGCCGCCGGTGCAGAGGCCGCGGCCAAGGAAGTCAGCGAATCCGGCCTTCTGCTCGACGGCTCCACGGTGACGACCTCGCGGTCGGACACCACCTGCATCGACGCAGCCGCCGGTACCGCCGCGGCTGAACGTCAGGTTGCAGAAGGCGTGCGTGCGATGGTCGGCGGCCAGTGCTCGGGCGAAACCATCGCCGCGCTGGAAAACGTGGCGATTCCGAATGGCGTCATGATGATCTCGCCCTCGGCCACCTCGCCGGCACTGACCACCATCGAGGATCAGGGTCTGTTCTTCCGCACCGCCCCGTCCGACGCGCGGCAGGGTGAGGTGATCGCACAGCTGCTGAAGGACAAGGGCATCGAATCGATTGCCATCACCTACACCAACAACGACTACGGCAAGGGTCTGGCCGACAGCATTCAGGCCGCGTTCGAGGGTATGGAAGGCAATGTCACCACCTCCGCCGCGCATGACGACGGCAAGGGCGACTACTCCGCCGAAGTCGCGGCACTGGCCGCTGCCGGTGGCGAGGCGCTGGTCGTGGCCGGTTACGTCGATCAGGGTGGCTCGGGCGTGACCCGTGGCGCACTCGACACCGGCGCGTTCGATATGTTCGTCTTCCCCGACGGCATGGTCGGTCAGGAACTGGTTGACCGCTTCGGTTCGGAAATCAACGGCTCCATCGGTATCAACCCTGCCGCCGAAGGCGACGGTCGCGACCGCTTCATGGAACTGTCGGAAGCCGGCGGTTTCGACGGCAGCGGTGCCTATTCGGGCGAGGCTTATGACGCCGCAGCCCTGATCCTGCTGTCGATGCAGGCTGCTGGCTCCTCCGATCCGGCTGCCGCCAAGGACAAGGTGATGGAAGTCGCCAACGCACCGGGCGAACAGATCCTGCCGGGTGAGCTGGCCAAGGGCCTCGAACTGCTCGCCGCTGGCACCGATATCGACTATGTCGGCGCAACTGCCGTCGAGCTGGTCGAACCGGGCGAAAGCGCGGGCTCCTACCGCGAAACCACCATCACCGATGGTGCGCTTGAGGTTGTGGGCTTCCACTGA